The proteins below are encoded in one region of Hordeum vulgare subsp. vulgare chromosome 3H, MorexV3_pseudomolecules_assembly, whole genome shotgun sequence:
- the LOC123440544 gene encoding WUSCHEL-related homeobox 5-like codes for MESVEHHHEGTTRLSLSPAPASAPLSPPISPNSAALAALANARWVPTREQIAVLDGLYRQGMRTPTADEIHQVTARLQEHGPIEGKNVFYWFQNRLRQKQKQQRSDYFARQFRRPQPLPTLRRTPGHPFSPVQPPAPNAPACNREGMYMQQPCYMTGPAAQASGNSAYYSQMQPSLMYPNVETMAHGNVQAQAQAAMYFQAATSNNSNARHQHAVQLPPVDGNYGAPDAYSRRPVLLNLFPQYPTFANREKTSNTGSAGSPRPSTSRSFSWEADSPEIPNGDGSRSFYDFFGEGR; via the exons ATGGAGAGCGTCGAGCACCACCACGAAGGCACCACCCGCCTCTCCCTTTCCCCTGCCCCTGCGTCGGCGCCGCTCTCCCCGCCGATATCCCCCAACTCCGCGGCACTGGCTGCGCTGGCGAACGCGCGCTGGGTGCCGACCAGGGAGCAGATCGCGGTGCTGGATGGGCTGTACCGCCAGGGGATGCGCACCCCCACCGCCGACGAGATACATCAGGTGACGGCGAGGCTGCAGGAGCACGGCCCCATCGAGGGCAAGAACGTCTTCTACTGGTTCCAGAACCGGCTGCGCCAGAAGCAGAAGCAACAGAGATCCGACTACTTCGCCAGGCAGTTCCGCCGTCCCCAGCCGCTGCCCACGCTCCGCAGGACCCCCGGCCACCCCTTCTCCCCGGTCCAGCCGCCGGCGCCCAACGCTCCTGCATGCAACAGAGAAG GGATGTACATGCAACAGCCATGTTACATGACAGGGCCAGCAGCACAAGCCTCGGGGAATTCAGCCTACTACTCGCAGATGCAGCCGTCGCTAATGTACCCTAATGTAGAGACGATGGCGCATGGCAACGTCCAGGCACAGGCACAAGCCGCCATGTACTTCCAGGCAGCAACTTCAAACAACTCCAACGCTCGACATCAACATGCGGTCCAGCTCCCTCCAGTCGACGGCAACTATGGGGCTCCTGATGCCTACTCCCGCCGGCCCGTGCTTCTGAATCTGTTCCCGCAATACCCCACCTTCGCGAATCgcgagaagaccagcaacactggGAGTGCCGGCTCCCCAAGGCCGTCCACCTCAAGGTCGTTCTCTTGGGAGGCGGATAGCCCCGAGATCCCCAACGGAGATGGCTCGAGATCGTTCTATGACTTCTTTGGTGAAGGCCGTTGA